The following proteins are encoded in a genomic region of Sorangiineae bacterium MSr12523:
- a CDS encoding serine/threonine protein kinase: MRLLDRYTIIDRIGSGGMASIYRAMDERLDRVVCVKLLRIELEGSGSTSGRSVYQATYSHFLQEALTLSRLMHPNTLRIYDFGYLAQSGRPFQISEFLDGGNLEQHVRSRGACDSEETAAILERICGAVGEAHQHKIIHRDIKPSNILFARVGDYLMPKLADFGIAHSNVVKRAKLGRTADNGGQDLVPGGFEDETNDQVSAVTLFSPRWASPEQLAGSPQGPETDIYALGLVAVYMLAGRPIFEGNDVRGTFADRIRGDDLVTRLLGQMEFSDATRKALLKALSAFPEKRYRSSLTFFDALRRTLIGARPARPPAAFPWKKPRADITMSVEFAVPAMQEVANVPPPERKVAAGPARARLVDVDEKLDLTFPSPKGTDVRFRVSFLPSQGNFRINIKGLNCFIRAPTGRPTPAIATDSDGAAHFVSTAWEELGTVAWTFGQAASGPEGGRVFRLDGGEMMIASSQATQSVALFLGSERDAIILCRKN; encoded by the coding sequence ATGCGCTTACTCGATCGATACACCATCATCGATCGCATCGGCAGTGGCGGTATGGCGTCCATCTATCGCGCGATGGATGAACGTCTCGATCGCGTCGTCTGCGTCAAACTGCTGCGCATCGAGCTGGAAGGCTCCGGAAGCACCAGTGGCCGCAGCGTCTATCAGGCGACGTATTCGCACTTCCTGCAGGAGGCGCTGACCCTCTCGCGCCTGATGCACCCGAACACGCTGCGCATCTACGACTTTGGATACCTCGCGCAAAGCGGCCGGCCCTTTCAAATCAGCGAGTTTCTCGACGGCGGAAATCTCGAGCAGCACGTGCGCTCGCGCGGTGCGTGCGACTCCGAGGAAACCGCGGCGATCCTCGAGCGCATTTGCGGGGCCGTGGGCGAGGCGCACCAGCACAAGATCATCCACCGCGATATCAAGCCCTCGAACATTCTCTTTGCGCGCGTCGGCGACTACCTCATGCCGAAACTCGCCGACTTCGGCATTGCCCACTCGAACGTGGTGAAACGGGCCAAGCTCGGACGCACCGCGGACAATGGCGGGCAAGATCTGGTGCCCGGCGGCTTCGAGGACGAGACGAACGACCAAGTGAGCGCGGTCACATTGTTTTCCCCGCGCTGGGCCTCGCCCGAGCAGCTCGCCGGCTCGCCGCAGGGACCCGAGACGGATATTTACGCCCTGGGTCTCGTCGCCGTGTACATGCTCGCAGGACGTCCCATTTTCGAGGGCAATGATGTCCGCGGGACGTTCGCCGATCGCATCCGTGGTGACGATCTGGTGACCCGCTTGCTGGGGCAAATGGAGTTCTCCGACGCCACCCGCAAGGCACTGCTGAAGGCGCTGAGCGCCTTCCCGGAAAAGCGTTACCGGAGCTCGCTCACCTTCTTCGATGCCCTGCGCCGGACGCTCATCGGCGCTCGCCCTGCACGCCCGCCCGCAGCATTTCCCTGGAAAAAGCCGCGCGCGGACATCACGATGTCCGTCGAGTTCGCGGTGCCTGCCATGCAGGAGGTGGCCAATGTTCCGCCCCCCGAGCGCAAAGTCGCGGCCGGGCCTGCCCGCGCGCGCCTCGTGGACGTGGACGAGAAACTCGATTTGACGTTCCCCAGCCCCAAGGGCACCGACGTTCGCTTTCGGGTGTCATTCCTCCCGTCGCAGGGCAATTTTCGTATAAATATCAAAGGGTTAAACTGCTTCATTCGCGCCCCGACGGGGCGGCCTACCCCGGCTATCGCCACGGATTCCGATGGGGCGGCGCACTTCGTTTCGACCGCGTGGGAGGAGCTCGGGACCGTGGCTTGGACATTTGGCCAAGCGGCGTCAGGACCCGAAGGAGGACGAGTCTTTCGTCTAGACGGAGGCGAGATGATGATAGCCTCTTCCCAAGCGACCCAATCGGTGGCCTTGTTCTTGGGCTCCGAGCGGGATGCGATCATCCTGTGCCGAAAGAATTAG
- a CDS encoding DUF2786 domain-containing protein — translation MPSSESNANNELSTKLETALVRELFAVWKQINASYFGDALVAPTIELTRTQSVLGRWSHATRTLEISRPLLLSQPWGIVVEVLKHEMAHQYVSEVLGASDETPHGPAFRETCRRHGIDAKATGMPKAPDGSGGTGSWGETFADDREARIVERIARLLALAESPNVHEAEAATLAAQRLMLKYNLESRGGIPRDYGFRHVGKPSGRVGESDRILAMLLGRFFFVEVIWVPVYRPAEGKRGSVLEICGTPSNLAIAEYVHAFLTHTSERLWEEHRRNYAIRSNRDRRTFLSGVMAGFADKLARESTAHKEEGLVWVKDGDLHGYFRRRHPYVRNVRYTGTRKNESFTHGREAGRRIVLRRGVEAAPSSSSSKLSGRAVGLLPPKAR, via the coding sequence GTGCCCTCTTCCGAATCGAACGCGAACAACGAATTGTCGACGAAGCTCGAAACGGCCTTGGTGCGCGAGCTCTTTGCCGTGTGGAAGCAGATCAACGCCTCCTACTTCGGCGACGCACTCGTCGCGCCCACCATCGAGCTGACGCGAACCCAATCCGTTCTCGGGCGTTGGTCGCACGCCACGCGCACGCTCGAGATCTCGCGTCCCTTGCTGCTTTCCCAGCCGTGGGGCATCGTCGTCGAGGTCCTGAAGCACGAGATGGCCCACCAATACGTCTCGGAGGTGCTCGGGGCCTCGGACGAGACGCCGCACGGACCTGCCTTCCGCGAGACGTGCCGCCGCCACGGCATCGATGCAAAGGCCACCGGCATGCCCAAGGCGCCGGACGGCTCGGGGGGCACGGGAAGCTGGGGCGAAACCTTCGCCGATGACCGCGAAGCACGCATCGTCGAGCGGATTGCGCGCCTGCTCGCCCTCGCGGAAAGCCCCAACGTGCACGAGGCGGAGGCCGCGACGCTCGCCGCGCAGCGGCTGATGCTCAAGTACAATCTGGAGTCGCGCGGCGGCATCCCGCGCGATTACGGCTTTCGCCACGTGGGAAAGCCCTCGGGGCGCGTCGGCGAGAGCGATCGCATTCTCGCCATGCTGCTCGGCCGATTCTTCTTCGTCGAGGTGATCTGGGTTCCCGTTTATCGCCCCGCCGAGGGAAAGCGCGGCAGCGTTCTCGAGATTTGCGGCACGCCGTCGAACCTCGCCATCGCCGAGTACGTGCATGCCTTTCTCACGCACACCTCCGAGCGACTCTGGGAGGAGCACCGCCGCAACTACGCCATCCGCAGCAACCGCGACCGGCGCACCTTCCTCTCGGGCGTCATGGCCGGCTTCGCCGACAAGCTCGCCCGCGAGTCGACGGCCCACAAAGAAGAAGGCCTCGTCTGGGTCAAGGACGGTGATCTCCACGGCTACTTCCGGCGACGCCATCCGTACGTGCGCAACGTGCGCTACACCGGCACCCGAAAGAACGAGTCGTTCACCCACGGCCGCGAAGCCGGACGACGCATCGTGTTGCGGCGCGGCGTGGAGGCCGCTCCGTCGTCCTCCTCGTCGAAGCTCTCGGGCCGCGCAGTGGGGCTACTTCCGCCGAAAGCTAGATGA
- a CDS encoding DUF6496 domain-containing protein, whose translation MPRKSTIAKARQAKREGKAPTTQAGEFVHEEIEHVREGKHGARSAKQAIAIGLSKARRAGVKVPKRTTKKSSAPKRASAKRATPKRATSKRTSPTSRTRSRATTRALKREGKSAVSKPALSRQARSAARARGQKTHAPKTAKRPTRRTRSTPKRTSRSKRAS comes from the coding sequence ATGCCGAGAAAATCGACCATTGCAAAGGCACGCCAAGCAAAACGAGAGGGAAAGGCCCCCACGACCCAAGCGGGTGAGTTCGTTCACGAGGAGATCGAACACGTCCGCGAAGGCAAACACGGCGCACGCTCGGCCAAGCAAGCCATTGCCATCGGTCTCAGCAAAGCGCGGCGTGCCGGGGTGAAGGTGCCGAAACGCACCACGAAGAAGAGCAGCGCGCCGAAGCGCGCGAGCGCCAAGCGAGCCACTCCGAAGCGCGCGACGTCCAAGCGCACCTCGCCCACGTCGCGCACTCGTTCCCGCGCCACGACGCGTGCCTTGAAACGCGAAGGAAAGAGCGCCGTTTCGAAGCCGGCACTCTCTCGGCAAGCGCGCAGCGCCGCGCGTGCCCGCGGACAGAAGACGCACGCGCCGAAAACGGCGAAGCGTCCGACGCGCCGCACGCGTTCCACACCGAAGCGAACGAGCCGTTCGAAGCGCGCGTCCTAG
- a CDS encoding Uma2 family endonuclease: protein MQTYILEHATPRRFARAEYDRMLDLGFFRGERVELIRGMLLQMTPTGPQHASRVTALMEAFVPPLLNRATVRVQQPFIAHDESEPAPDVALVPFGRYAGIHPERAFLLVEVSDDSSLEYDRTTKAVLYAESGVDEYWIVNLRDGVVEVHGAPLDGRYARVERVAKGAILAPLAFPDAVVPLERLFP from the coding sequence GTGCAGACGTACATCCTCGAACATGCCACGCCGCGAAGGTTCGCCCGCGCGGAATACGATCGAATGCTGGACCTCGGGTTCTTCCGCGGGGAACGTGTCGAGCTCATTCGCGGCATGCTCCTGCAGATGACGCCCACGGGGCCGCAGCACGCGAGTCGCGTGACGGCCCTCATGGAGGCCTTCGTTCCGCCGCTACTGAATCGGGCGACGGTTCGTGTGCAGCAGCCGTTCATCGCGCACGACGAGTCGGAGCCTGCGCCGGACGTTGCGCTGGTTCCGTTTGGCCGCTACGCCGGCATCCATCCCGAGCGTGCCTTTCTCCTCGTCGAGGTGTCCGACGATTCCTCGCTCGAATACGATCGGACCACCAAGGCGGTGCTCTATGCCGAGTCCGGTGTCGACGAGTACTGGATCGTGAACCTGCGCGACGGTGTCGTCGAAGTGCACGGGGCGCCCCTGGATGGCCGGTATGCACGGGTCGAGCGCGTCGCCAAAGGAGCGATTTTGGCTCCCTTGGCGTTTCCCGATGCGGTGGTTCCGCTCGAGCGGCTCTTTCCGTGA
- a CDS encoding SIMPL domain-containing protein (The SIMPL domain is named for its presence in mouse protein SIMPL (signalling molecule that associates with mouse pelle-like kinase). Bacterial member BP26, from Brucella, was shown to assemble into a channel-like structure, while YggE from E. coli has been associated with resistance to oxidative stress.): MTLFTRSFSMLAKIGFAATTLALSVGAGGCANNSEGAGAASPSSPPSILVVGHSETHAKPDIAYINLGVEERAPTVTEAMQRNSAQMTQLVAALKRVGIAEKDIQTSNFNVRFERELNIPPQPYVGGAGVPEIAPPAPAPAPGKPGAAPKGPKTLPAPTTAAKSIPPSPPAKTGPAGFYLVSNNVQIVVRDVTKVGNVIDSAAGAGSNNIWGINFELEKKDAVEADLRQKAVADARTRAEALAKLSGVEVGSIVSVSEVVSGRDMPPPMPYAAAKAESSVNTPVEAGEMTFHGQIQVVYAIKK; this comes from the coding sequence ATGACTCTTTTCACGCGTTCGTTCTCGATGCTGGCCAAAATCGGTTTCGCTGCCACCACGCTCGCACTCTCGGTGGGAGCGGGCGGCTGTGCAAACAACAGCGAAGGCGCCGGTGCCGCATCGCCTTCCTCGCCGCCGTCCATTCTGGTCGTCGGCCATTCCGAGACGCACGCCAAACCGGATATCGCGTACATCAATCTTGGGGTCGAGGAGCGCGCTCCGACGGTCACCGAAGCGATGCAGCGCAATTCGGCTCAAATGACCCAGCTCGTGGCCGCGCTGAAGCGCGTTGGGATCGCCGAAAAGGATATTCAAACGAGCAACTTCAATGTTCGTTTCGAGCGCGAATTGAATATACCGCCGCAGCCCTACGTCGGCGGCGCCGGCGTGCCGGAAATTGCGCCTCCCGCGCCCGCACCGGCCCCGGGCAAGCCGGGCGCCGCGCCCAAAGGACCGAAAACGTTGCCCGCCCCCACGACGGCCGCGAAGAGCATTCCCCCGTCACCGCCGGCGAAGACCGGCCCCGCGGGGTTCTACCTGGTGAGCAACAACGTCCAGATCGTCGTTCGCGACGTCACGAAAGTTGGCAACGTGATCGATTCGGCCGCGGGAGCGGGGTCGAACAACATTTGGGGCATCAACTTCGAGCTCGAGAAGAAGGACGCCGTCGAGGCCGATCTCCGCCAGAAGGCCGTTGCCGACGCCCGGACCCGCGCCGAAGCGCTTGCCAAGTTGAGCGGCGTCGAAGTCGGCTCCATCGTTTCCGTGAGCGAGGTCGTTTCCGGCCGCGACATGCCGCCCCCCATGCCGTACGCCGCCGCCAAGGCCGAGTCCTCGGTCAATACGCCGGTCGAAGCCGGCGAGATGACCTTCCACGGCCAGATTCAGGTCGTCTACGCGATCAAGAAGTAG
- a CDS encoding formylglycine-generating enzyme family protein, translated as MNRWKSMLGVAFVALPILPRTAPQQQKPVEAARVDGEFCPQIEQHCRRWLPNTDEVKSPEPLRCAEFAPSVCKTKTRHMSFYMDRYEYPGRAGELPMVDVSWPKAAKLCESRGKRLCTAEEWMLACEGDKLLPYPYGLTRDASACHIDAPLRPPGSPKGRSAPAHWLTPIDQREPSGSRPRCQSPFGVFDMTGNVDEWVDGRASGHASSSMGGYWGPVRNRCRVVTRAHDEHFSFYQTGFRCCRDAD; from the coding sequence GTGAATCGGTGGAAGAGCATGCTCGGGGTCGCCTTCGTGGCCCTGCCGATTCTTCCGCGGACGGCACCGCAGCAGCAGAAGCCGGTCGAGGCGGCTCGCGTGGACGGCGAGTTCTGCCCGCAGATCGAGCAACACTGCCGTCGTTGGTTGCCCAACACGGACGAGGTCAAAAGCCCCGAGCCGCTACGCTGCGCGGAGTTTGCCCCGAGCGTGTGCAAGACGAAGACGCGGCACATGTCCTTCTATATGGATCGTTACGAATACCCAGGCCGCGCCGGCGAGTTGCCCATGGTGGACGTGAGCTGGCCGAAGGCCGCGAAGCTCTGCGAGAGCCGGGGCAAACGCCTCTGCACCGCGGAGGAATGGATGCTCGCCTGCGAGGGAGACAAGCTCCTGCCCTACCCTTACGGGCTCACGAGGGATGCGTCGGCGTGCCACATCGATGCACCGCTTCGTCCGCCGGGAAGCCCGAAGGGCCGATCGGCGCCCGCGCATTGGCTCACCCCGATCGATCAGCGCGAGCCCTCGGGATCGCGGCCACGTTGCCAAAGTCCGTTCGGCGTCTTCGACATGACGGGCAACGTCGACGAATGGGTCGACGGGCGCGCATCCGGGCATGCGTCCTCGTCGATGGGTGGCTATTGGGGTCCGGTGCGTAACCGATGTCGCGTCGTGACCCGCGCGCACGACGAGCATTTCTCCTTTTATCAAACTGGCTTCCGCTGCTGCCGCGACGCCGATTGA
- a CDS encoding beta-galactosidase — MDRREFLRTAAAGCTVAASGSAISCGDAPAALTERTALAGPVGQNARRTGLTVEGDHFLLDGERFRIISGAIHYFRIHPDQWLDRLQRLRAMGLNTIETYVAWNFHQPTPSEADFSGWRDLGRFIRLAGSLGLKVVVRPGPYICAEWDFGGLPAWLLANSKIQYRCSDPEYERALDQWFDKLIPRLAPLQWSAGGPIIAVQIENEYGSFGNDQAHLKHIEGVLRRNGIDSLLFCSNGTADWMLRGGNLPGVLATANFSGDPTGDFDALRKFQPNGPLWCTEYWDGWFDHWGDNHNRTDPAETAANVDKMLAMGASVNLYMAAGSTNFGFWAGANYGPHYQSTITSYDYDSPIGEAGELTEKFTKLRAVIGKYAPLPTDPLPDLPPRLAPQTATMRSATTLFGSLDRLGHAVHRGAPVPMEQLGQAYGLIQYRTRIQGPRAKGKLTIQGLADWALAYLDGKFVGRLDRNTPSVGPDIAVAGESSQLDLLVDCHGRINFGPNNRDPKGINGNVLLHGQHALFGWDIWPLPLDNLDVLQFGAVPASFTGPTFYRASLTIPSTADGFLAFPNWQKGMVWLNGFLLGRYWDRGPQRRLYAPAPLWKAGRNDLVLLELHGAGSQIELHSGPDLG; from the coding sequence ATGGATCGACGAGAATTTCTTCGTACGGCAGCAGCAGGTTGCACTGTGGCAGCGTCGGGAAGCGCGATCTCGTGCGGCGATGCGCCCGCGGCATTGACGGAGCGAACGGCCTTGGCGGGCCCCGTCGGCCAGAATGCGCGCCGCACGGGGCTGACCGTCGAGGGAGACCATTTTCTCCTCGACGGGGAGCGATTTCGAATCATCTCCGGGGCGATTCACTATTTTCGGATTCACCCCGATCAATGGCTCGATCGACTGCAGCGCCTGCGCGCGATGGGGCTCAACACCATCGAGACGTACGTCGCGTGGAATTTTCACCAGCCCACACCCAGCGAGGCCGACTTCAGCGGATGGCGTGATTTGGGACGCTTCATCCGCCTGGCCGGCTCGCTGGGCCTCAAGGTGGTGGTGCGCCCGGGGCCGTACATCTGTGCCGAGTGGGACTTCGGCGGTCTGCCGGCTTGGCTGCTGGCGAATTCGAAGATTCAATATCGGTGTAGCGATCCGGAATACGAAAGGGCCCTGGACCAATGGTTCGATAAGTTGATTCCACGCCTCGCGCCCTTGCAGTGGAGTGCGGGCGGTCCGATCATCGCGGTCCAGATCGAAAATGAATACGGTAGCTTCGGCAACGATCAGGCGCATCTGAAACACATCGAGGGCGTGCTTCGCCGGAATGGCATCGACAGCCTTCTCTTCTGTTCCAACGGGACCGCCGACTGGATGCTGCGCGGAGGGAATCTGCCCGGCGTGCTCGCCACCGCGAACTTCAGCGGCGACCCGACGGGCGACTTCGACGCGCTACGGAAATTCCAGCCGAATGGCCCTCTCTGGTGCACGGAGTACTGGGATGGGTGGTTCGATCACTGGGGGGACAACCACAATCGGACCGACCCCGCGGAGACGGCCGCGAACGTCGACAAGATGCTGGCCATGGGGGCCTCGGTGAATCTGTACATGGCTGCGGGTAGTACCAACTTCGGATTCTGGGCCGGCGCCAATTACGGGCCTCATTATCAGTCGACGATTACCAGTTACGATTACGATTCACCCATCGGGGAGGCGGGCGAGCTCACGGAGAAGTTCACCAAGCTGCGCGCGGTGATTGGCAAATACGCTCCGCTGCCCACCGATCCGCTGCCGGATCTTCCCCCGCGCCTCGCGCCCCAAACGGCCACGATGCGCAGCGCGACCACCCTGTTCGGGTCGCTCGACCGACTCGGCCACGCCGTGCATCGTGGTGCGCCGGTGCCGATGGAGCAGCTCGGGCAGGCGTACGGCTTGATCCAATATCGAACCCGCATTCAAGGACCGCGGGCCAAGGGCAAGTTGACCATCCAGGGGCTCGCCGATTGGGCGCTCGCCTATTTGGATGGCAAGTTCGTGGGCCGGTTGGATCGCAACACGCCGAGCGTGGGCCCCGACATTGCCGTTGCCGGCGAGTCGAGCCAGCTCGATCTTTTGGTGGACTGCCACGGGCGCATCAACTTCGGCCCGAACAACCGCGATCCGAAGGGGATCAACGGCAACGTGCTGCTCCACGGGCAGCATGCTCTGTTCGGCTGGGACATTTGGCCGCTGCCCCTCGACAACCTCGATGTCCTGCAGTTCGGCGCCGTGCCCGCGAGCTTCACCGGCCCCACGTTCTACCGCGCGAGCCTGACCATCCCGAGCACCGCCGACGGCTTTCTCGCTTTCCCGAATTGGCAAAAAGGCATGGTCTGGCTCAATGGCTTTTTGCTCGGCCGCTACTGGGACCGCGGCCCGCAACGCCGTCTGTATGCGCCCGCGCCATTGTGGAAAGCGGGTCGCAACGATCTCGTGCTCCTCGAGCTCCACGGCGCCGGCTCTCAAATCGAGCTGCACAGCGGACCCGATCTGGGTTGA
- a CDS encoding serine/threonine protein kinase: MGASNLQAPIPARVLARIGATVQNKYRIDRMLGMGGTAAVYSAVHRNGHRVAIKFLLDRYADDPEISQLFSREAYVANQVGHHGVVPVLDDDVDESGCPFLIMPLLEGESLRSRWERADRRLPLDEALVLMADVLDVLAAAHAQGIVHRDIKPDNLFVTTAGHVRVLDFGIARRLNADATVSMTGRMVGTPTFMPPEQAMGERRRVGSHSDCWAVGATLFALLTGQFVHTAESAEALLVAAATRTARSLRELLPEAAPALVHFVDKALAFNPEDRWLSAREMRTALPEAFEAVAGAPFSTAVSRIRADIVDELSPRSNDLRNQPTLRPHQQEPPDTDVDPARAFKTEQILPSLPPTEAPRRDRTSHMPTMRAGAPRSQTPPMVQGASSMGEDLASDRSGRLFHCANGIAVGHWGCVSFVVWREGVTREKFAEQSDGLAEVVRSHPAGAGFMCIIEAGTKPPDNALRRASAEMLASHENKIKCVSIVLGTDGFWAAMTRSVLIGMGLLLPRLPPATASSRVKTSLEWMRSYLTIPNVDRGADFIEHARKQLREQKADL, translated from the coding sequence ATGGGCGCGTCGAACTTGCAAGCTCCGATTCCCGCGCGCGTCCTCGCGCGCATCGGCGCCACGGTTCAAAATAAATACCGCATCGACCGGATGCTCGGCATGGGCGGCACGGCCGCTGTGTATTCGGCGGTCCATCGCAACGGCCACCGGGTGGCCATCAAGTTTCTGCTCGATCGCTACGCGGACGATCCCGAAATAAGCCAGTTGTTCAGCCGCGAGGCCTACGTTGCCAACCAAGTGGGCCACCACGGCGTGGTGCCGGTGCTGGATGACGACGTGGACGAGAGTGGGTGCCCGTTCCTCATCATGCCCCTGCTCGAGGGCGAGAGCCTCCGCTCCCGCTGGGAGCGCGCTGACAGGCGCCTGCCCTTGGACGAAGCGCTCGTTCTCATGGCCGATGTGCTCGACGTGCTGGCTGCGGCGCACGCCCAGGGCATCGTCCATCGGGACATCAAGCCGGACAACCTGTTCGTCACGACGGCCGGCCACGTTCGCGTGCTCGACTTTGGCATTGCACGCCGGCTCAATGCCGATGCCACGGTGAGCATGACCGGTCGCATGGTCGGAACCCCGACCTTCATGCCCCCCGAGCAGGCCATGGGCGAGCGCCGCCGCGTCGGTTCGCATAGCGACTGCTGGGCCGTAGGGGCGACCCTCTTCGCGCTCCTCACGGGGCAGTTCGTTCACACGGCCGAAAGCGCCGAGGCCCTACTGGTGGCCGCCGCTACGCGAACCGCCCGTTCGCTTCGAGAGCTTCTTCCGGAGGCGGCCCCCGCGCTCGTGCACTTCGTCGACAAGGCGCTGGCCTTCAACCCCGAGGACCGCTGGCTTTCCGCCCGCGAAATGCGCACCGCGCTGCCCGAGGCCTTCGAAGCCGTTGCCGGCGCCCCCTTCAGCACCGCCGTCTCCCGCATCCGCGCCGACATCGTCGACGAACTGTCCCCGCGCAGCAACGATTTGCGAAACCAACCGACGCTCCGGCCTCACCAGCAGGAGCCCCCCGATACCGACGTGGATCCCGCCAGAGCGTTCAAAACGGAGCAGATCCTCCCAAGCCTTCCGCCGACCGAAGCGCCCCGTCGCGACCGAACGAGCCACATGCCAACGATGCGCGCCGGAGCGCCTCGTTCCCAGACGCCGCCCATGGTGCAAGGCGCCTCTTCAATGGGTGAAGACCTGGCGAGCGATCGCTCAGGGCGACTATTCCATTGTGCGAATGGCATTGCGGTTGGACATTGGGGATGCGTCTCGTTCGTCGTGTGGCGGGAGGGAGTTACACGCGAGAAGTTCGCCGAACAGAGCGACGGCCTCGCCGAAGTCGTGAGGAGTCATCCCGCGGGAGCGGGATTCATGTGCATCATCGAAGCGGGGACCAAACCCCCCGACAACGCTTTGCGGAGAGCTTCGGCGGAGATGCTGGCCTCACACGAAAACAAGATAAAGTGCGTTTCCATCGTGTTGGGAACCGACGGATTTTGGGCTGCCATGACCCGCAGCGTGCTCATTGGAATGGGGCTGTTGCTCCCACGCTTGCCACCGGCCACCGCCTCATCGCGTGTCAAAACCTCCCTCGAATGGATGCGCAGCTACCTGACCATTCCAAATGTCGACCGTGGTGCGGACTTCATCGAGCACGCGCGTAAGCAGCTGCGCGAGCAGAAGGCGGATCTTTGA
- a CDS encoding aminotransferase class I/II-fold pyridoxal phosphate-dependent enzyme, which yields MMTAYAPSHLLPLVERRIGKTARAGLMMQTADDTEYFGRQVQIGGQVLLNFGGCSYLGLEQRPELNDAAVRAIRRYGTQFSYSRAYLQSALYLQLESALEAMTGGFPLVAPSTTLAHMAALPVLVQPEDAVLVDVFTHASVKMATCLLDGMPVATVPHFDIDRLDQKLARLACKHRRVWLLLDGLYSMYGDFAPVSDLAALMEKYPALHLYVDDAHSTSWFGKHGRGWILEQFSDRRRVIVALSLNKAFAAGGGAIVFPSAEMRTSVRLCGGPMLFSGPVPPPMLGAAVASADLHLRSDFSDLQTQLTDRIDLVLSLARQLDIRFVAEDRSPMFFVPCGELEAMFHFAQGLRSRGIYTCPGGFPAVPKGQEGIRFTVSINNTEMDIRHLMESIAIERKALNDRARETPSKRLKDPPSARAAAYARAR from the coding sequence ATGATGACAGCCTATGCTCCGTCGCACCTTCTCCCGCTCGTCGAACGCCGGATCGGCAAGACTGCCCGGGCCGGTCTGATGATGCAGACCGCCGACGACACGGAGTACTTCGGTCGGCAGGTTCAGATCGGTGGTCAGGTCCTCCTCAACTTCGGTGGATGCAGCTACCTCGGGCTGGAACAACGCCCTGAATTGAACGATGCCGCGGTCCGTGCGATTCGTCGCTACGGAACGCAATTTTCGTATTCGCGGGCGTACTTGCAGTCGGCGCTGTATCTGCAGCTCGAGAGCGCTCTCGAAGCGATGACCGGTGGTTTTCCGCTCGTCGCGCCGTCCACTACGCTCGCGCATATGGCCGCTCTGCCGGTCCTCGTTCAACCCGAGGACGCTGTTCTCGTGGACGTGTTTACCCATGCCAGCGTGAAGATGGCGACGTGCTTGCTCGATGGCATGCCGGTGGCGACCGTGCCTCATTTTGACATCGATCGACTCGATCAAAAGCTCGCAAGGCTCGCCTGCAAACATCGACGAGTCTGGCTGCTTCTCGACGGACTGTATTCGATGTATGGGGACTTCGCTCCGGTTTCGGACTTGGCGGCTCTGATGGAGAAGTATCCAGCTCTCCATCTTTACGTCGATGATGCGCACTCCACCTCGTGGTTCGGCAAGCACGGCCGGGGATGGATATTGGAACAGTTTTCCGATCGACGCCGCGTCATCGTCGCTCTTTCATTGAACAAAGCGTTTGCCGCCGGCGGTGGCGCCATCGTTTTTCCAAGCGCGGAGATGCGGACCAGCGTACGTCTTTGCGGCGGGCCCATGCTGTTCTCCGGCCCCGTCCCGCCGCCCATGCTCGGTGCGGCCGTCGCATCCGCAGACCTTCACTTACGCTCCGACTTTTCGGATCTTCAGACGCAGCTGACCGATCGTATCGATTTGGTCTTGTCGCTCGCACGCCAACTCGACATTCGATTCGTCGCCGAAGACCGAAGTCCGATGTTCTTCGTTCCCTGCGGAGAGCTGGAAGCGATGTTTCACTTTGCGCAAGGACTTCGCTCACGCGGCATTTATACCTGCCCTGGTGGATTTCCAGCCGTGCCGAAGGGTCAGGAGGGTATCCGATTCACCGTGTCAATCAATAATACCGAGATGGACATTCGGCATCTGATGGAAAGCATCGCCATCGAGCGAAAGGCATTGAACGATCGCGCTAGAGAAACACCGAGCAAGCGGCTCAAAGATCCGCCTTCTGCTCGCGCAGCTGCTTACGCGCGTGCTCGATGA